The nucleotide window TTGCACTCCCAGAGTGGCTCTCTCAGAAACGGGGGAATTTCTGCTGCGGCTCGTGCCCGTGGACAGGATACTATTCTGAAATCACAAAAACACACAGGTGCAAACCAGTGTTAACTCATGGcaaatttacactgcaaaggtgGCACAGAAGCACTTCtgaagtgacatttagatgtcTTTACACAGACTGTTTAAAGAGGCAACAGAGTTGGCATTATTTAGTCATTCATGCAGCATTACGTCTTTACACTAAGGTTTTGAGCAGGCACAGAGCAGCTTTAACTCATTTAATTAAGAACTGTTTGTTAATTGAAACAAggctaaaatataaataaaatgagcatatgaaatgaaaaacaaacttacaaaaatgcagaaaaaaaaaaaaaaaaattagaaaatgaaGCCTTGGCAACAACAGAAACTAAAATCAAATACTTTTAAAGTACTAAAACTACTTAAACTAAACTgaacaaaatgataaaataaagctaaaatgtaatgattgttattttaataataatactaaatgacAATAATATTTCTATAATAGTATTCTTTAATTTCTAAATTGTTTCCATTTACTCTGACAAATGCACATTTGCATATTAACTaccatatatatacacacacacacacacacacacacacacacacacatatatatatatatatatatatatatatatatatatatatatatatattgataataataataataataatggaccCTCTTCACAAGACTGTGATGATGCATTTCAACCGTCATCATTATCATAAATCCTTAAACGTTTTTATATGtagatacatttttttatgtacatttatatcACTATACTCGGTTTTATATCACCTTTTTtatcaaattacaaaaaaaatgttctcgCTTATGCTAgggtgtttctttttttttctatttgagcaaatgggaatgcaaaaaaaattttttttggtaCTCTTCTATTCACTGCTCTCGGATTTTACCCAACTATGCAACTTCTGCTATGAGAAACACGGAAATGTGAGAaaggcaaatcagcatattagaatgatttctgaaggatcatgtgacactgaagactggagtaatgatgctgaaatttctgaaattacattttaaaatatattctaatagcaaacagttattttaaatagcaaatttatttcacaatattactgcttttgttgtattttggatcaaataaatgcaggcatggtgagcagaagagaattcttaaaaaaaacaccatcaaaattcttcctgttcaaaaacttttgactggtagtctattAGTTTTGGAACTGCGACAGTAATCCAAATTAGGGCCTGGAGCGATTAAAGGAACCATGCTATGAACCATACAAAGGACAGCCCTGCTATGAACCCTGGGTGAATGTTTAATGACAAActagaaagaaaaaaacacttctgTCTATTGCTCAAGGCGTAAAAATATTTGCTCTCACTCTTCCAACTACTACTTGGTTGGTACTCTGACAAGGCCTATTTCATACAACATTATTTGCACTTTCATTtgagaacaaaagaaaaaggcaCACTATCTAAAGTGTAATGTGCAAACCCAGAAACTCCAAGTATGATGTGGTGTGTGAAAGCTCAAAATAGCATCCTCTGTAGCATTTTCCACAGAAATAACTCTAAAGCAGAAGCCATGAGCTTTGGCTGTGCCAAACATCTCTCGGTCAGAGAGTGCACTTCAACCCTGGGCAAGCCCTTCCAGCCATCTGCTGCCTGAAAAATATCAGTGTGGAAAGCAGCAGGCTTTACAGAGCAACCCCATGTAACTGAGAACAGAAGCAGTAGTTAAGATGTTTAAAAATTACCCTgctattatgtcaaaagcttccACAATCCATAATGTAATTACATGTTCTTCAAGTACATGGAAACTGAACTAAAGTACATGACGTGACTTTGGTACTGTATTAGACCTGTTGATAAGCTTGAGTGCCCCAGCTTGTAAAAAACCAACAAGCACTGTGTGTAGATAAACATGCTCGAATTGATGCAGTtcccttttttgcagtgtgctgtATAGGTTGAAAAAGTTTTGACTTCTTTGTTTGGTTGTTAAGAGTGGAAGTGACAGGACAAAAAGGCAGCACAGAATTGGGAAAGGACACATTTTTCATACTGTACGTAATGTGTAATGACTAATTTTAGtttagtaatttattttaaacaatataatGTAGAAttattaagaaataaataaaccATGATTATGCATTCCTAAGAAACATATCAACAAACAGACACACTTACAGTAGAGGGTGTGGAACTCTTTTTGCGTTCGCTGGAGATCACGGGACTGGGTGGAACTTTGGTGGAGCTACTTGAACCTTTCCTCCCAGAATCCTCCACTCCATGCTTGTTTTCTCCCTGAGGCCGTTTCGAGTATGAACCTGAGGGACAAAGAAGAAAGAGTATGAAGGGCAAACATGTGAATGTGTGTTTATAAAGGTCTTTATTCACTCCCAAAAACTCACTCTCAATCCGCTTACCCTGATCTGTTGTTCTTCTGACAGGTTTTTGAGTGGATGACACACTGCGCTGTACCATATGAGGTGGAGAAGGGCCATTGCTGTTAGTGAGGTCACTTCCTGGGCGTGGCTTTAGCGACAAGTTGACACCCTCGTCAAGCTGCGAAACAAGATTTTCCAATGTGTGAGTGCAAAAATaatcatcattatcattatcaaacactatgagtgtgtttatgtgtgtaccTCTGAATTCCTATAGTCAAGCAGCAGGTAGGTTGCCATGACTTCGTTGTATTTTTGTTTGATGAGAGATTCCTCCATTTCCTCTTGACTGAAACCCATCTGAAGCATTATGTCTAAATTGGCAACATACACACAATGTTATTGCAGTCTTAGAATCTTAGAACGCTTTCACTTCCTAGAGATAATTGTAAAGAGCAGGTCACATGggttttttgaaaaatatatatttttgccgtttgtaacgtagctatccttcaatgtaaacagctgttaatcaaaaaagtgcattatatataaagatactgtctctcaaaagaaagagtcgactgAGAATCGCCTTAACGAGTCATCATATTTTCGAATCTATCGAGAAAACGGTGCGTTCtgtgctgtgaaagcaagtttatTTTGCTTTCACTGCCGAAAGATGATGATGTAAAGTATTAgtggttagattttttttttcgcaaAACCACAGCAACACAATTCGAACCTTTTGTTGTTTGCTcgtcattttacagaggactggttctctaatcttggcttctaatcttctttatttggactaacaagtgtCTCTGAATCACATCCTGTAAGTAACTAAATACGACATTTCTGAGAAAACTACAAGGTTTTCTGACTTTAGATGCATttaacctgttgtaggggactccaacgcaatattaggacactttaaaaagcatatgacctgctctttaacatCTAAACTTTTTGGAATGTGTGAGAGTCACACACACCTGTTCTTCTGGGGTCTTTGTAGTCAGGTTGGGGCTCAATGTAGGGCTTCAGCTCCTCATCTTCATGACCTACATTCATCCAGCGATCCTTCATGATCTGCTGCTGAGTTAAAAGTACAGACAGAAAATAAGAGATACAGTGAGGTATCAGATCACATAACCATATCTCATATCTTTTACCATAACCAAGTGCTTATAGGTAAACAGAATATATATTTAAGTGCAAatcatttatctgaaaagcaAAACATAATTTCGTCATTCACATGcctaaatgaaaaatgtaaagcCCAAGTCGTAGAATcctagaagaaattgttgaataaagatgttatttttgttttcttagagCACAAAAAggattctcatagcttcataacatcgcGTATGaaccatggactattttaacaacattcttactagctttctgggcctgggaacgtttcagttgcattgctgtctatgcagggtcagaaatctttcagatttcatcaaaaaatatcttaagtggtgttccaaagatgaacaaaggtcttacgggtttgggaaGACAtgcaggtgagtaattaatgacagaattttcatttttgggtgaactatccctttaacttattAACTTAAGTTCTGTTTAAAGGCTCAACATATAGGAGTTTATAGATTTTTTGCTGTTCGTTTCAAAATACTTTTTCATATCTTGAGCTAAAAATTCATATTTGGTGTGATTAGGCTTTAAGCTAATTTAAACTTAAGGCCTTTGTCCGCATTCTAGTGCACAGTCAGATATCAGAGATCGGTCTAAATCGGGCGCACCTCCAAACTTCCCCTCTTGGTAGGATTGAGGATGAGAAACTTCTTCAGCAGGTTCTCACAGTCTGTGGACATATAGAAGGGAATCCTATACTTCCCTCTTAACACACGCTCTCGCAACTCCTGCATAtgaagaagaaaaacacaatgagGATGATACAGTAGAAATAAGGAACATTAACAAAAGGACAGAAACAAACAGGAACATTAAGACAGATATTCCTACCTTCAGGTTCTGTCCATCGAAAGGCAGTGAGCCACTGACCAGCGTGTAAAGTATGACCCCGAGACTCCACACATCTACTTCTGGACCATCATACTTTTTGCCCTGGAAGAGTTCAGGGGCGGCATACGGTGGGCTCCCGCAAAACGTGTCTAATTTATTCCCCACCGTAAACTCGTTACTGAAACCAAAGTCAGCGATCTTTATGTTCATGTCAGCATCCAGTAAAAGATTCTCAGCCTGAGGGAGAAAAAGAGAGAATGGCATGATGGTAAGAAGTTTGATACTGTGAAAAAGAAACGTTAAGTGTTCCTCGTTCACACGATCAGCAACACTCACGTCTCCCTTTTTGACCTCAATGCTCAATTGTCTATCGGAAATGTCTGTTTCTCTTCCTTCAGGCTGTTTGTTCAACTTTTCCTAATGAGTTCTCTCAtgctattgtgtgtgtgtgtttgtgaatgtgTTGAGACCCTCTGTGCTGCCACTCAACATCTACACACCAACTTTAGCCACGCAGAGAGGCCGTGTTGCCTAGCAACAGATGCGGGGTGCTAACTGGGTTCAGTTTGCAGAGTTAAATATTACACTGCCAACAGAGCCAAACTTTTACAACATGCAAACACACAGCAACCAAGAAATGGATGAGGCTTGGGCAGCACTGCAGAAGAAGGAGGTGATATTATATTGTGTATTACATTTCACTGAGTTCAGTaacaggattagtttttttttgtttaatttataaaaattagcctattcatttacctttatttaaccaggaaaGAAAACTCACTGAGATTAAAATCTCTTTCCCAGGAGTGTCCTGGCAGCCATTTAACAACAGAGTTACAACagacattacaaaaaaaaaaaacagctaacacattaaaaacaatCACACACATTTTGGTTTCTCTCTAAATGACACAATAAAGACCAAGTTCTGTAACTTTATCTCCTTTTGGAGAagattcaaaagtttacagtttcttaatactgttttttagtgatagttgttcatgagtcccttgttggtcttgaacagttaaactgcccactgttcttcagaaaaatcctttggtcccacaaattctttggtttttcagcatttttgtgcatttgaaccatttccatcaatgactgtatgattttgaggtccatcttttcacactgaggacaactgagggacatactataacaactattacagaaggttcaaacgctcactgatgctccagaaagaaacaaaATGCTTTATGAGGCGGGGGTGTAAACCTCTGAACAGAATGATGATGttataatttttcttattttgcctaaaaataagtttaatttaccctaaTATTAAAATTCAAGATCCCCCTCCCCTCCAGCTCTTACTGCACTGTTCTCCTTCCGAAGCATGAATaagtgtcctcagtgtgaaaagatggacctcaaaaatacagtcattgttggaaagggttcaaatacacaaaaatgctaacaatccaaagaatctgtgggacctgaaggatttttctcaaaaacagcaggcagtttagggactaataaacaactatcactaaacaaaaaacacagctgtggatcattcaggcaacaatacaatattaagaatcaagtgtatgtaaacttttgaacagggtcatttttataaattcacatttttatgtgaaatatctgattcaggtcagtactaaataaaacataacatgctttttgtatgatccctcttattatattaacattttcCATATTCTGCAAGTAGAAGTGTAAATAAATGGATATAAAtgaaatcttactgacccaaacTTTTCAACAGTAGTGCATGTATGTTTTTGCATGCAACCAGTGAGGACAaaactatttaaattattttaatttcctTTGCTGGGGCAATCGGCTCTGAATACAACACAATCTGTTACTTGAAAGAAATACGATACAAGTCCTGCAATCCGACCTGAACTCCTAGAAACCTCTGTAGCCGCAACAGATGTGCGGCTTAAtggttaacacacacacacagatccatCACTATTACAGTACATTTGTTTGAGTAAGTGCTTTATTATTTGTGGTGCTCATATTAAATCAATACGGCAAACACTGCCCTTTTCTATTGTGATCAATACATCTCCAGCATTGTGGTGACATTATTTAGTGTacatctctgtgtgtgtgtgagagagaaagagataggCCGAAAGAAAAAGAGAGGGGAAGAGGTTCAGACACAGGATCATACACTATGCAGATTTCTGAGGGTCCTGAATGGGGCGCAAGAGaattacagtacagaccaaaagtttggacacaaacttttggtctgcactgtatatttttctgtttattgaagtttttactctacatttgtgcagttttcagtaggttagtgatatttttttaaatatatataaattaataaatacatattttttaaatgagtttttatacaaaaactgcttttttatgtaaaattcactttataaaagacccacatttctaactttaattcatggggataacgtggataatttcacatggtttagtgtaagatttttgcccatcgttttaaaagtaaaaaaaataacttttaccagtaggtggctgcagagctccactatttgctatttgaccacctgaaagatattttttcacaagttttttcagttgaattcatatctacagtacagaccaaaacttttggtctgtactgtacattaCGCTATGACAGGAGACAGTGACTAACTCTAAGGTTCAAAAGTCACTACGATGATGGTTTGCACCAATAAGCAACGTCAGTTACGTGGGCAGAGTATTATCATGGGAACGTTCATCCAGAAAGACACAACTTAACAAGAAGAAGATCTGGAGTCAGCCGTTTCAGAGTTCAGAGTACACTCATGATAGCGCACGTGTGTGTGTCTCTTTAAACAGAGGACTCATTCCTCCACCTGGACTTCTGTAATAGACTTTGATGAAAGACACAGAAGAACTACTAAAGACCATTTGAAAGATGAAGGTAAAGCTGAATGGAGATCTTGCTGTTCAGGGCATGTTTATATCTAACAGACCCTAAGGGCCCTAATACACAAACATTCTCACCTTGAGATCTCGGTGTACAATACACTTCTGATGGCAATACTGCACAGCTGACACAATCTAGAGAGATACAGAGAGAAGGTGTGGTAAGTAATCAGGAGAGTAGGTGAAGTCATTTTGGCAGCTCATGGGAGTTGTCGCTCTTTAATTGAGCTGTTCTATCAGTAATTAAACCAtcatacacacacatgcacacagcaGAGTTAATGAGCGCACACACACTTATACTAGCAGAAAAAGACCACTTAGCACAACCTGTCACAAACACTTGCTTAAAACAACAAAGCTCCGTTTATTTGATCATATATACAATAAAAGAAGATATATTGTAAAATTgcgcaattaaaaaatatatattagtagtcaaataaaatatattagtaGTCTGACaccacatggaaaaaaaaaatggtattataaaatttaaactttaaacttgaaaataaaatcaaattttacAAATCATCCAGGAGAACACTTCTGCACTCAAACTGATGATATAATCTGTCATTGAAAATTATAATAGAAAAATTGAAGCATTTTCACTAGTGGGCTCTGACCTCATTGTACGTACATGTGAGCTTTGACACTGAAGCATGACTCACTCGCATGCACTGGAACTGACCTGTCTAAATTTGGCACGCGCTTCCTTTTCTTTCATCCTCCCGTGAGCAACAAGGTAATCAAAAACCTCGCCTTGGAAATGGAAGAGGGGAACATTGCAATAGAGTATAAAATGGCAGAGGAAGGTAAGAGGTAAAGAAGAAGTGGTACAAGAAAAGAAGAAAGGACAGACAGAACAGGCAAATGAGAAAGGAAGATGGGAGAATGACATTATTTAAAATgcacttatttttaaatattgacatGATTGACAGCTGGAAGTTCTAGTCTTTCAGCCCACTCACCTCCACTGGCATATTCCATGACTAAATACAGCGTCTTGTCTGTCTCGATCACCTCAAATAACTTCACTGGGGAAAAGAGAGATGATCACAAATCAAAACATGTAAAAGACTATTCACATTTGAATTTTATAGGCACATCCCCAACAAGAATTAACAGGAAATAACACATCTCTATGAAATCATTCACATCTTTATTTAACAAGTTAACATCctgaagttatttatttatttatttttgaataggTTTTTGGTTAAATGGCTGAAATGAGGTCTGTGGTTAACACAAGAAAGACATTTTCACATTTGATTTTTTCAATAATACCCCCTTGTGGTTTTTTGAAAGTCTTGAAAATAATGGTTGCTAACAACAAGTGGCTAAATAGGACTACAGAAGTTGTCAGGAACATTAAATGTCACACTGAACAGGTAAACTCATCTACTCTGTACAACTacttcaattttttgaaattgagaaattctggaatctgaggatggaaaaaaaaattgagaaaattgccaaaagttgtccaaatgaagttcttcgcaatgcatattactaatcaaaaattaagttttaatatatttatggtaggaaatttacaaaatatcttcacagaacatgatcttcacttaatatccttatgatttttggcataaaaaagaaaaatcaataattttgacccatacaatatatttgtggcgattgctacaaatatacccatgctacttaaggttttgtggttcagggttaaATATTTGCTTTTTTGTAAACTATTCAAATGTGGTGGTGTTCATTCATAACCTACTTTTAGCTTCTTTTTTACTTCTGCTGATATATTATGTATTTTGGAGCCTGAAAAAGTTAATTTGTGAAGATTATCATGACAAATAAAATATCGAAGCTAATTTCCTGAAATAATCCAAAAGCCAATggaaatatttgattttttttctgaggGATCCAGGGTGATGCTAACTTCCAGTTTAGCCTAAAAAACACATAATCACTGCAACACTCTATCACCAATAGCTGGCTGTGATTGTGTCGCATTTTAGCTTTCCATCTCTAGTACATCAAATCATCTCTCACATTTTATTCGGAAACTATGTGAATCTGTacttttaaagaattagttcacttccagaataaaaattgccTAAAAATGTCATTTAAGACATTCGTGTCTTTtctcagttgaaaagaaatcaaggttttcgaggaaaacattccagaatctTTCTCAAAATAGTGGACAATGGGAGctaacaggttaaaggtccaaattacagtttcaatgcagctttaaagggctctacacaatccctttaaccacaaatgcttgtcttgcactagctctgcgatgcatgtTTATAACTTCACGCATTACGCAATCACGTTGGAATGATCACCCATAGTTAGTCCTTTgcctgtgtactccagttcaaaaaggtagggtgggGTATAAATCttaatcttattttctcctccaacctcCAACAAAATTGTCCgacactgttttacctttttttggaaaggctgtttgactttctttgcacgttcgctttgtaaacactgggttggtacttccgcctacattacgcgtgacctttccaatgtgactatgtaatgtgtgaagatttggaagagcatttgtggttaaaaagtatatacatttttttttttttttaagaaa belongs to Garra rufa chromosome 3, GarRuf1.0, whole genome shotgun sequence and includes:
- the mark2b gene encoding serine/threonine-protein kinase MARK2 isoform X2, which produces MSTRPQGVGVIENSSSQTHSDAKGGGRPSVSRSRTAVPAVDEYPHIGNYRLLKTIGKGNFAKVKLARHVLTSKEVAVKIIDKTQLNSSSLQKLFREVRIMKLLNHPNIVKLFEVIETDKTLYLVMEYASGGEVFDYLVAHGRMKEKEARAKFRQIVSAVQYCHQKCIVHRDLKAENLLLDADMNIKIADFGFSNEFTVGNKLDTFCGSPPYAAPELFQGKKYDGPEVDVWSLGVILYTLVSGSLPFDGQNLKELRERVLRGKYRIPFYMSTDCENLLKKFLILNPTKRGSLEQIMKDRWMNVGHEDEELKPYIEPQPDYKDPRRTDIMLQMGFSQEEMEESLIKQKYNEVMATYLLLDYRNSELDEGVNLSLKPRPGSDLTNSNGPSPPHMVQRSVSSTQKPVRRTTDQGSYSKRPQGENKHGVEDSGRKGSSSSTKVPPSPVISSERKKSSTPSTNSILSTGTSRSRNSPVSERATLGVQNGKDSDPPQRAPGASPSAHNISSAAGTDRTNFPRGVPTRNTFHLGQQRGARDQQGSPYHGAPASPSLSHGNSQQRRPAASGIFSKFTSKFVRRNLSFRFPRSPYEGEGQEEGFRSMLSSAEKSEKTSVGPEDDNKDSSSSPGGGTPPAAPVSSLKDQSKPRSLRFTWSMKTTSSMEPGEMMKEIRKVLDANSCEYELRERYMLLCMAGNPARDDFVQWEMEVCKLPRLSLNGVRFKRISGTSIAFKNIASKIANELKL
- the mark2b gene encoding serine/threonine-protein kinase MARK2 isoform X5, producing MSTRPQGVGVIENSSSQTHSDAKGGGRPSVSRSRTAVPAVDEYPHIGNYRLLKTIGKGNFAKVKLARHVLTSKEVAVKIIDKTQLNSSSLQKLFREVRIMKLLNHPNIVKLFEVIETDKTLYLVMEYASGGEVFDYLVAHGRMKEKEARAKFRQIVSAVQYCHQKCIVHRDLKAENLLLDADMNIKIADFGFSNEFTVGNKLDTFCGSPPYAAPELFQGKKYDGPEVDVWSLGVILYTLVSGSLPFDGQNLKELRERVLRGKYRIPFYMSTDCENLLKKFLILNPTKRGSLEQQIMKDRWMNVGHEDEELKPYIEPQPDYKDPRRTDIMLQMGFSQEEMEESLIKQKYNEVMATYLLLDYRNSELDEGVNLSLKPRPGSDLTNSNGPSPPHMVQRSVSSTQKPVRRTTDQGSYSKRPQGENKHGVEDSGRKGSSSSTKVPPSPVISSERKKSSTPSTNSILSTGTSRSRNSPVSERATLGVQNGKDSDPPQRAPGASPSAHNISSAAGTDRTNFPRGVPTRNTFHLGQQRGARDQQGSPYHGAPASPSLSHGNSQQRRPAASGIFSKFTSKFVRRSMLSSAEKSEKTSVGPEDDNKDSSSSPGGGTPPAAPVSSLKDQSKPRSLRFTWSMKTTSSMEPGEMMKEIRKVLDANSCEYELRERYMLLCMAGNPARDDFVQWEMEVCKLPRLSLNGVRFKRISGTSIAFKNIASKIANELKL
- the mark2b gene encoding serine/threonine-protein kinase MARK2 isoform X1; the encoded protein is MSTRPQGVGVIENSSSQTHSDAKGGGRPSVSRSRTAVPAVDEYPHIGNYRLLKTIGKGNFAKVKLARHVLTSKEVAVKIIDKTQLNSSSLQKLFREVRIMKLLNHPNIVKLFEVIETDKTLYLVMEYASGGEVFDYLVAHGRMKEKEARAKFRQIVSAVQYCHQKCIVHRDLKAENLLLDADMNIKIADFGFSNEFTVGNKLDTFCGSPPYAAPELFQGKKYDGPEVDVWSLGVILYTLVSGSLPFDGQNLKELRERVLRGKYRIPFYMSTDCENLLKKFLILNPTKRGSLEQQIMKDRWMNVGHEDEELKPYIEPQPDYKDPRRTDIMLQMGFSQEEMEESLIKQKYNEVMATYLLLDYRNSELDEGVNLSLKPRPGSDLTNSNGPSPPHMVQRSVSSTQKPVRRTTDQGSYSKRPQGENKHGVEDSGRKGSSSSTKVPPSPVISSERKKSSTPSTNSILSTGTSRSRNSPVSERATLGVQNGKDSDPPQRAPGASPSAHNISSAAGTDRTNFPRGVPTRNTFHLGQQRGARDQQGSPYHGAPASPSLSHGNSQQRRPAASGIFSKFTSKFVRRNLSFRFPRSPYEGEGQEEGFRSMLSSAEKSEKTSVGPEDDNKDSSSSPGGGTPPAAPVSSLKDQSKPRSLRFTWSMKTTSSMEPGEMMKEIRKVLDANSCEYELRERYMLLCMAGNPARDDFVQWEMEVCKLPRLSLNGVRFKRISGTSIAFKNIASKIANELKL
- the mark2b gene encoding serine/threonine-protein kinase MARK2 isoform X3, coding for MSTRPQGVGVIENSSSQTHSDAKGGGRPSVSRSRTAVPAVDEYPHIGNYRLLKTIGKGNFAKVKLARHVLTSKEVAVKIIDKTQLNSSSLQKLFREVRIMKLLNHPNIVKLFEVIETDKTLYLVMEYASGGEVFDYLVAHGRMKEKEARAKFRQIVSAVQYCHQKCIVHRDLKAENLLLDADMNIKIADFGFSNEFTVGNKLDTFCGSPPYAAPELFQGKKYDGPEVDVWSLGVILYTLVSGSLPFDGQNLKELRERVLRGKYRIPFYMSTDCENLLKKFLILNPTKRGSLEQQIMKDRWMNVGHEDEELKPYIEPQPDYKDPRRTDIMLQMGFSQEEMEESLIKQKYNEVMATYLLLDYRNSELDEGVNLSLKPRPGSDLTNSNGPSPPHMVQRSVSSTQKPVRRTTDQGSYSKRPQGENKHGVEDSGRKGSSSSTKVPPSPVISSERKKSSTPSTNSILSTGTSRSRNSPVSERATLGVQNGKDSDPPQRAPGASPSAHNISSAAGTDRTNFPRGVPTRNTFHLGQQRGARDQQGSPYHGAPASPSLSHGNSQQRRPAASGIFSKFTSKFVRSPYEGEGQEEGFRSMLSSAEKSEKTSVGPEDDNKDSSSSPGGGTPPAAPVSSLKDQSKPRSLRFTWSMKTTSSMEPGEMMKEIRKVLDANSCEYELRERYMLLCMAGNPARDDFVQWEMEVCKLPRLSLNGVRFKRISGTSIAFKNIASKIANELKL
- the mark2b gene encoding serine/threonine-protein kinase MARK2 isoform X4, with translation MSTRPQGVGVIENSSSQTHSDAKGGGRPSVSRSRTAVPAVDEYPHIGNYRLLKTIGKGNFAKVKLARHVLTSKEVAVKIIDKTQLNSSSLQKLFREVRIMKLLNHPNIVKLFEVIETDKTLYLVMEYASGGEVFDYLVAHGRMKEKEARAKFRQIVSAVQYCHQKCIVHRDLKAENLLLDADMNIKIADFGFSNEFTVGNKLDTFCGSPPYAAPELFQGKKYDGPEVDVWSLGVILYTLVSGSLPFDGQNLKELRERVLRGKYRIPFYMSTDCENLLKKFLILNPTKRGSLEQQIMKDRWMNVGHEDEELKPYIEPQPDYKDPRRTDIMLQMGFSQEEMEESLIKQKYNEVMATYLLLDYRNSELDEGVNLSLKPRPGSDLTNSNGPSPPHMVQRSVSSTQKPVRRTTDQGSYSKRPQGENKHGVEDSGRKGSSSSTKVPPSPVISSERKKSSTPSTNSILSTGTSRSRNSPVSERATLGVQNGKDSDPPQRAPGASPSAHNISSAAGTDRTNFPRGVPTRNTFHLGQQRGARDQQGSPYHGAPASPSLSHGNSQQRRPAASGIFSKFTSKFVRRNLSFRFPRRSMLSSAEKSEKTSVGPEDDNKDSSSSPGGGTPPAAPVSSLKDQSKPRSLRFTWSMKTTSSMEPGEMMKEIRKVLDANSCEYELRERYMLLCMAGNPARDDFVQWEMEVCKLPRLSLNGVRFKRISGTSIAFKNIASKIANELKL